A window of the Cystobacter fuscus genome harbors these coding sequences:
- a CDS encoding RNA polymerase sigma factor, with the protein MDAREDQDRAFVDWLAPHLATLRRIARAFAPPEDQYDLMQELMLAVWNARPSFQARSAATTFVYRVAHNTALTWKRGETRRRRRREAIEVEMLWRAEQDRAEPEAGLLERLYAAIRVLPPLDRSLILLSLDGLAYAEIARLHGLSETNVGARLTRIRRRVTSLVEGADDGF; encoded by the coding sequence ATGGACGCGCGAGAGGATCAGGACAGGGCTTTCGTCGACTGGCTGGCGCCGCACCTGGCGACCTTGCGCCGGATCGCCCGCGCATTCGCGCCCCCGGAAGACCAATACGACCTGATGCAGGAGCTGATGCTGGCGGTCTGGAACGCCCGCCCGAGCTTCCAGGCGCGCAGCGCCGCCACGACCTTCGTCTACCGCGTGGCCCACAACACGGCCCTGACCTGGAAGCGCGGCGAGACCCGCCGTCGCCGCCGACGCGAGGCAATCGAGGTCGAGATGCTGTGGCGGGCCGAACAGGATCGCGCCGAGCCGGAGGCAGGCCTGCTGGAGCGGCTCTACGCGGCGATCCGCGTGCTGCCGCCGCTGGACCGGTCGTTGATCCTGCTGTCGCTGGACGGGCTGGCCTACGCCGAGATCGCTCGTCTGCACGGCCTTTCCGAAACCAATGTCGGGGCGCGCCTGACCCGTATCCGCCGGCGCGTCACCAGCCTCGTGGAGGGCGCCGACGATGGATTTTGA